Sequence from the Papilio machaon chromosome 26, ilPapMach1.1, whole genome shotgun sequence genome:
AAGTTTAGAGATTAGAAcactaaactttaaatatgaatgtagAGAGTTACACCGGTAAAGGTAGTCTctggaagagatggatggtttgcataaaaattgttacaattacaAGGGAAGTGGAGAACTGAAATGATGGATTTAGATAACGAAAACTGGTGAGCAAACGTTACGTAAAGCAGTTAATAAAAGGAAGATGATGATGAGCACTCTTtcttataatatcaaaaactttaataaaaaacactatATCAGCGGTTTAAAACCCTATCCGTACTTATGACAATCACTGAATTACAATTTGTAATGTAGGAACAAAAGGCTTTACTGATGGAATCTGCAAaacaaattcataaatattcaacactacctgtcgcccgcggctcTGTGTGCGCGGCatgaaaaaatacttaataagtagcctatgtggtcttccagactatgttctacatctatgacaaatttcatcaagatccattcagccgttccggagatatcttcaaacaaacatccatctaaacattcgcatttataatattagtaagataacataAAACAGTTGAATGTTGCAAATGTGATTTTCTTACAAACGCACATGAAGACTTGGAATATATACTACTGCGAGCTTTTTAACCTATGTTAAGTTGactcattaattattaattggaCACCTTTACGCTCAATGAGTACATTGAGAACATAATCTACGTTAGTATTgaaagaagagaaaaaaatatatttatttaaaagatcaTTATTTATCCGAAATAAGTTTACAGAATTATGAAACGCTCTCTAACCTAAATATAGTGCAACAAGTTTATCTAAACCTAGTAAGAACGCTGCTAACGAATTTATTTCTGTCAGAAAACATGTAAAACatgtatagaaaataatacaaaaaaaacttgagaggtgtgttgggacacccggatggaacgaagttcctttcgattaattagtgaaggagccaatgtttattctatgaattctataaaaaacttaagtcttcacaagaagtacattttatttctatgaattttcgttatatattgtcacgtcgttgccatggtgaagtagcgctcattcgtcgttaacatactatagcaaaaagtgtcgtgacaacttttcgtaagaattttttccgtctagccccctttcacaacgcgcgataaggaacttcgttccaaaaaacaTGACAATACGGCTTCAGTACAAGAAAGATCTTGTAACACTTTTGTGACATTTGCAGGGGCGGTATTATCATAACTTTGTCTTATGTCCATCGGGTCATATAACTTTTTGCTGTTGACGACAAATAAGGAAACTTATCCCTCATTGAATAAATACCGGTGTGTCGACAATGTACTCGGTTAACTCCACTATTACAACTATTCTATATCAAAGTTTAGTATCAGATATCAAGCTCGTATTACTAGAACTATGATTTCAACTATATTTTGTAACGTCAATGTGGAGACAACGGTGGGCGCGGTTTCAACAACATTTCTTAATTCATATGTTACTATTGCGTGTCAGCTTTCGGCTCGTCCACATTCCGCCAAATGTCCGAGTCATTTTATTGCGTGATCGAATACGCTGTAGTCTTACCCTGCAAAAGGTTGGGTGTATGGATAGATGACTGGCATAGCGACAGGGGCCGGACTTAAAtagctgtttttttatttaaaaataacaatatagcCTAAGTTAGCGGATAACATAGCAGGGTTTGTTAAAACCGGTTGAATAGTTTCGTAATTTATCTAgtacgtaattaaaatatacttccAGTTTTGTAgtgttatttatgtatattgcataaaatattaatactttgTGACTTAAATAATGACTTAAGGTCTATTTAATCATAAAAAGTTATGCTATTGAAAGAAAGTactcaaaaattttatattctttgaaaagttttaatagaatattagcgagatttaatattacagtGGCCCGACTgagaacaaaatattcattaaattcttACCTTACTCTtacttcaatataatttaatatttcttttaataagatcttaacttaaatatttaaagaaacataCAACCAAcctgataattaatatttcacagaaaataaacaaaaatataataaagacgAACTCTTAAACAACACAAACAcacttaacaaaaattattaattttttgaaatgaaaaacgatgtaaaaaaacacttgTCAAAAACAAAACCGAAAAATAATTCGCGTACAAAGGAATTGCGGTTTGCGGTTGACGGGCAGCTTTGGCGCCAAAACGCGGTGAAATGTCAAACTTGCGCGGGAACGTAAGGTCGCCGTAAATGGTTGTATGGCGGGGCGCAGCGGCTACAGTTTACACATAAGTCTGTGTGAATGTTtgttcatcttactaatattataaatgcgaatatttggatggatggatagatgtttctttgaaggtatgtccagaacggctgaacggatctcgatgaaatttggcatagatgtagagcataatttgaaaaaacacagaggctacttattatgttcatttttaattgcaggcggacggagtcgcgagcaacagctagtaatattaaaattaaatttataaatttatttcgtaaCTCAGTCGACGCTTCAAATTTTGAAACTCTGTAGTATTTTCTATCCAGACAATTTCAAAAGGTATAAAGTAAACAAGGGTAAAAACTAACTAAGGTCAATTCTATAAAAGCCATGCTAAAAcctataacaaaacatttctgtttaggaatagtaaaaaaagaaaattaaaacccAGAGCAAAATAACTAGTTTATCAAATCATAATGtacataatgttttattaaacaacgAAGGTCGTTAACTAGACCGTAGTTTGTGACGTACGTCTAAACAAGGTCCAAACAAATGATCCGGAAGGAATTTGGCTTTGATAATTTCGCTtgtgtatcaaaataaaaccataGCTATAgacaagttataaattatttcattcttattcattatttgtttaactGAATACGAAAGGGACGAAGGTCAATGAGTAATTAAACTATACAAAAGAGCAGCGAAGCAAACGGAAGGAGGCAACGATGCAGAACGCTGCAACCTCCTTGCAGCACCGACACATTGCTGTAATTAAAGTATAGATGCAGTTAGATTTAAACCTATGTAATTAGACTACGCTGTAAGTGGTTTAATACTCTAAGAATTAAATACAGGTAAGTTAGCCATGCGGACATAAGTGACCCTTATTGATCGCGTCTTGTTTAGTCCCTGACTTCTACAATTTGGTCAATGTTGTGGAAGCGCATTGGATGAGGTGTATTTGTTAGTCAATTTCTATGCTGTTTAGACTTATGTTTAACTACTTAACtatgtatatatttcattgtatCTATGAATAATTATAAGAGTTACGTTTCTAACCTTCTCTAGATACTGAGAAATGAAGAATTTTTCGTTTGTTTagcatttatttgataaaagttgatgaataataaaacaaatattccgttaaatattttttataacattttaatttaaatatcgttTAACAAAACAGCAAACATGGCGATAGGAAACTCATACATCATGTAAAATTAATCAGTGGGCCGagcatgaatatttgtgaaaatctCCTTCAATTATGTccaaattagtatgagatttttcaGTCTGCTTTACGCCCGATAAGCATTgcacaaattttgttgatacACCAACAGAGTTTGCGATTACAAAAATCTTAACTTCTTTATATGGTTATTGTACGTCAATTGTTAATTCTATGATCGTAGTATGTTCAGTCATACATccatttatctttaaaaagtaattttaacaaaaatcaacataCTTTGATtactgtattaataaaaattggtacggtaaaaaattatataattaacggTGTCCTTTAAAACTAACTGCAGAATTCTACTGCCGTGAGACttgtaataatacatattgctatctccgttttgtcaaaaataatgaaagagatgaaaacatgtattaataaaaatactattgcAATGGAGTTCTGTggtatataatacatattaatagattgtcattaaaattaaaaaaaaatataaaaaaaaacagatttagCTTTTTAAATACCTATGTGTTGCTAAAGAACTATGTGAGGTACGAGGGGAATACGTCATTCACATACGTATCTTCACCTTCTGTATCCTTTGAATCTGAATCTAGTTCAGACTTTATCGCCAAGTCATCCAACATATTGTGTGACGTAAATTTTCTAACTTCAGAATTTggcattaatttataaaattgtttcctCTTTTCTTCGGCCATTATTTCTTTAGATATAGCACTAACGTCGTTTTTATCAGCTGTAGACAGAGCTCGATTTTTTGAAGCGGCTCCAGATGCAGTAGATCGTTCGGTGGATTTAGTGAATATTTTCCTTTCAGTTTTTTTGCTTCCATCATCACCTAGATCGTAATCAACCCAGCcaatttttgatgtttttgtaGGCTTACCAACGTATGCTACAATTTTAGGATTATCAAACTTATCACGAACCATATGATGGAATTTACGAGTTGTCCTCACTGTTGCTTTTGTTCGAGTTGGAAGCGTTACTTGAATATCCACGTCACTGTCTTCATTGAGTTTGATTAAATTCGGGGACACTTCTTCAATATCtggtttattttcattgttaaatgatttaaaactGTCAATATCATTTCGGTCATAATTTGGAATTCCAGGTTCAATTTTTACAGATGTGTCTGTGTCGGATTCCGCAATATTGTCTTTGAGAAAATCATATTGGATCATAGGGGTCGTGGTAACAATAGGAGCAGATGTTGTTgacattgattttaatttggcATTCTTaagaatgttattaaaattcgaTAATCTAAAACTATTACTAATTTTCTTAGAAGCTTGTAGAATTTTCTGGAAATCTTCTATTTTATCGTTACCGTCATCCGTGGTCTTTGAAAATGTGACTTGATTGTAGTCTGAACCAGAGGTatcattaatttctttgtcTAAGCTATCCAATCCATAGATGTTGTCTACATACGAAAATGTCTCAGCGGTCGCTTTTTCCGTTCGCCACGGATATGACCTTGTTGTAGAAATGTCAAgaacttttttcttaattggTTTTATATCAGGAGCATGTTTAATTGcatctattaataaatcaatgcCATCATTtactgaaatataaaacacaaatattaatatgtacgTATAGCTATAGAATTGAGATGATATTATCAAATTGAAATAAGAaggttatataataaaatatgcatCATACCGGGAGCAGCGTCCAGTGGGTAGTTTTGTTTTAGTAAGTATTCcataattgttaataaatactCGATTGCGTCGTTGTCACCAACTGCACTCCTCTTTCTTCTATTTGTTGTTGcagaacttaattttttagcTAAATTTTTCAGCTTTCTCAGattgttaataatgtttttcgtAAACGTATCGATAGCGAGACTTGCAGTGAAGTCACTGTCGTCAAATCTTTCTGGCTTTTTGACTTTCGTTTTCTTTTCCGTGTGAGTTAAATTGGATTCTAATTTTGTTAGCATatcataaactttttttataaacgtattttgcaaaacattataattcactaaaacttttttaatcttcttAAACCGTTGTTCGGCGATCGCTGTTTTAGAATTGGATTTACCTACTTCATTTGCCTTTGTGCAGCGCAATGGTCTTTGTGGTaatctttgtttattgtttgtcatatttttcttatcagtcaaaatgtaaattatatcttGCAGAATATATGAGAACTTGCCGATGGATTTGATGAAAGTTTTAATGCTATCCTTGATATAATACAGTTGAAGTTGTCTCTCCATTTTATTCTGTGTACCGTTTTTGATACAATTACTGCTTACATTTGGTTTAAAGTTTAAGTCGACAGCttcgattttattattaatcatttgttgcaaaagttttttaattattttgatagtttCCATGACTTTGTACATTTCCCCATTTAActcatttatctttatttgcaatttaatttcgtCCCGAGGATAGATTCTGCATGTTACGTTTTTGACACAAAATGAttctactaaattatttttatcgaataattttaatttatcgttagttatataaaaaccatttttacttttgaaaaaaatattattaaacaggCTCCTAAGATTGCCAATGAAATCAAAATTTGATCcgatatttctattttttgatACATTTCTTGGTCGTTTTTTGAAAACGTGCTGTAAAATTCCTTTACTATTgagcatattatttattaatgtcaaATCTTCAGTTTCACTGGATTCCTTCGTTACCTTCTCTTTGCCGAGACCGAAATCATCGAAACTGATTTTATTCTTGTctctttgtaaattaatttgattataatcCAGTGTGTTGTTAACATTTTCTGAAGTCGtgagatattttatatctgtgaTGTTTATggttttgaatttttgtttcttatctttCACATCGTGCcatattgataaatttaattcattagaACTTGTACATAAATTGGTTCCAGTCAAGTTTTGCGATGTTTTCTTTAGAAGTTGAATGGTTTTATTGCCATAAGTGTAATTATAActtagatgttttattttaactccatcattatttactaaatcGTACTTTCCTTCTGtcactatattatatttgtaatattcgtattcatttaaagttattgGCTTCTCATTTGGTACTTTGTCTTGCGgtgattttaaagtattattgtAATCTGTTTTAACTGTCGTCGAAGTAAAATTACCTAAAACAAATTTCACTATATAATAgtggtaaaaaataattatcttaaacTATTAGTAGTGTGCAGATGTTTTGCCGATAGCCAATAGATTTTGACGTCGTGCTTCGATGGTCAGTAAAGTTGACCAAAAAGGTTGCATAAATAGTTGGTGCAATAAATTTAGCATTGCATGTACTTTACCTTTACCTAAaacttataaacaatattcacggtcgaaattataaagttaagtaaaagtttttttgataataaaataataagcaacGAAAACAAATAGGTTtcaagaaaacaattaaattttaataaataaattaattcggAGCGAGagcaaaaaattacaaatgcgGCTTTGTTAAATGATAATGACGGTACTAAGCAGTTAATCGTGGGACGCGGTCGGTGGTACAGGGAGGGGGCAATCGTCTGCAAATCTTTTGAACACTGCTAGAACATCTGTGTGCACAACGTTCAGAATATTCAAAACAgacttttaaataagataattaCCTTGGTTGGTAATGTTTCTTCTTATCCGTTTCTTCCTAAGTTCttcctttgttattttattgagtGATAACTTTTTCCTAAATCTTTTCGGACTTGATTTCTTATACATATGTGGACTAACGTATGTTGTTTGATGttgatagttatttttaatatcatgttGCGGCATTGATCGTTTATGAATAACTTTATGTTTTGTTGAATTTGTGAAATTTCTTTCGgtcttattaattattttgtgaacTGCTGCCATCGCTCTCTGGACTACTTTGTGGCTATATCTGGCGTTAATATTGttctcatttataatcttttttattctgaCACCTTGTATATCTTTAGACTTTCGTTCCACAAGATCCTTTTGGAATATAACTACGTTATCGTCATGTTTTGGTGAAAATGGATATTGATATGTTGTTGAAAACTCTTGGCGCCACGACTTCACATTATTATGATTTACGTCCATTTTTCTCGCCAGTTTGTGCATTTTAGTcgtattgattttattttgattgtcCAAATTAGAGTGTATTTCCACTGGTGTTCGTTTGATAGTCTTATTGTTGttttgataatgttttttcAGTTTTcctgtaattaaaataaagtcattgcaatttttttttttagttttgaaattaatgCAATGAATACTAATTTATGATCCGTTTAaccatagaaaaaaattaaaatttcttactGTCGGAGCAGAAACTCAAAATGTGACAGTTCCAGAGGCCGGATCTCTCGCAGTCACAGACTGTGCAGCCGAGACACCAGTCATCTGAAAGCAATAGACACCGCGATCtctcttatctatatatatataaaagaaagtcgtgttagttacactatttataactcaagaacgggtgaatcgatttgactgaaaattggtgggcaggtagcttagaaccaggaaacggacataggataattttaccccgttttctattttttattccgcgtggacggagtcgcgggtaaaagctagtagataataaaactataaactaCAATCACAAACTAAAGGTATACTACTATGGAAGCTAAAATCGGATTAAGTctctaaattataaagttgtcTATTATAAAAGAGTTTACTTCCAAATACTGATGAGGCATTTCTACAGCCTGTAATTggatttgaaaaaattttaGTTGGTCCTTCGCAAGCCGGAACTTACCAGGCGGGCAGTCGTCACTAAGCGTGGTGCCGAGTGGCTTGCAGCTGTGCGAAGTCTTTTTACTGAAAACTAAACATAATACACTGCAACACATATACGTTCTGCCATAAAAATCAAttgttgaattattatttatttattgttttgtttgttaatctACGACAATAATGTCTTGtgataatttaacaattaaaaactatttgagtaaaaaatattcttacagTTTTTTACTGCATATTTTACCCCAAAATTTGCATCTGGACTTCTCCGATTTCTCCCGGcgctgtaaataaaaattttcaggTCTTAGTAAATTGTTGTCATCATTGCCATAGTAAAGTACAGAGGCTGcaaagaatatttataaagaccACTGTCGATTGAAAACCTCAGTACATTCTAGATACAAAGGAAGTGCATTGTCTACAGTATGGTATTTAAACAGGAAAGGCAATAAAAAAGATGAACAAACAAATGCCGGTAGTTTGCAAATTACTCGTATCAAGTATCAATCAACATACTTCATAACGAAAAGTGATCATTGGTAAAGACTAATAAACCAATTCACAAATATCTGAATTCATAAAACAATAgctatcaataataaatactaaacaacaaaaatcaacaaaccTTTTGTTCATTCTCCTAGAAATCTTGGTATGACATTGATATTTCGGTCTTAGCCAGCAAACagctgtattatttttacagaaacAAAGCCGACAGACGCCTGAATCCACTTCATTTGAAGACAAATCCTCTTCGTAGTAATACCTATCGTCAGGGCATTTCTCCGTAATATTGACTGAATACGTAGCATCTGTTTGAAAATCTgtgaaatcaaaacaaaatcatatGAAAGCTTTCATTTTTGAATCGTAACTTacttagttaataaaaaacactatCTATTATTACCACCACGTTGACACACCTATTTTAGCTTTTAGTAAACTTTCGCCAAagaagataaatattataaagttacaatATAGGATAGAAATTAAACGTGAATTTAAACATTCAGCTTTTGAAATGCAACATTTTCTACACACgagtaaaaaatacttttaataacatcataaatacaatttggataaaatttaaaattactagaagcatattaaataaaaccaaagaaaaaataaaaaataataaacaagctTTAATCTGAAAAGACCTAAACTGGTCTTTTAATTCTTTTCAAAAgtcatttttaacttaaaaacgaTCGTAAGCTATTGTTATTGTCAGAAGTCTTAACATGTGACGTTCTTTAATTAACATTGCTCACCAATATGAAAAAAGCTGGTCAGTGAACTAGAAGACAGAGGGAGACTTATGTATGAGACATAAGGATCTTATAAAGAACGAGGGGAAGAATATGAAATAAAGAAGTAACTGAGAAGAAAAAGAGAGAGGACTAACTCACCATGAGCGATCACGTTATGCAAGATTAACAGCAGCAACAGCATTCTCAGGAGGCGGCCGGCGACGCATTACGCGACGCGAAACAATGCCGCCAACATCACACGGCACTTGTTTGTAAACATCTCCGTAATACACATTCCATACACAGAGCTGGATCGAAAACATCAAAATGTCTaaccaattttaaatacacataTTGAAAGATAAGACAAGGACTAGCAAGTGTAGCCTTTATCCTAAGTAAAAAGCATATTTCTACTTTCGGTGTATCAAGTTAAACCTTATttacagaatttttttattaaccatCATAGACCCAAAATTGGATCCTTGAAGAACACCCAATTATTTGTCTAAAACATCTTTAGAAAGTATACAAAACATACCTTACAGTTTAATGCGTAGAATGCTTTAGAGAAGTCAGTAACTTTCTGGTTTTATCCGGTTACAGCTTCCATTATTTTCAGTAGACCTATATCTTTTTGATTTACCGTCGACCCAAGTCCGTTCCATTCAAAAACTTACGTTTGCATAAACACACCTAGTTGTTGCGAAATTCGATCTCCCATTGTTGTCGCGTCACGTCGTCGCAATGTACCGTCTGGCGGTCTTCCTGCTGATGAGCATACAAGGTGAGACTTCCTTTGCTATCCGTAACCTCACCTGTAGCGTAGACCTAACTCGTTATaaattgtgacgtcacaagATCGTAGTCGACACGTGGCCATGTTTtgatacttatttaaatataatttaaaaataaggatATTTATCTATAGTTCTTTTCTATGCACCTTAAACAATTTCCTTAGTATATGATCTTTTCCCGACTTCAAATCATAAATCAATGCACCCCCCAATCAAtgcatacaaatttataacgCCATGAATGATGAAATTAGTCAACTTTTAACACAGAACTTTTTAGGAATACGTGTTAGTGTTAACTGATTATTTTCGTTTAGTACTAAACAACCTTCTTAGCACTGAGCTCTTAAAAGTCGCTTAAAAGTCTCTCGTTCTTgttggaatattaaaaaaactttacagaCAATACAAGAGATGGGAACGAACTTGGCCCTGCTCTTTACAATgcctcctttttttttttttttttcgtggggAAATGCCTAACGCATACTTATCTGTCTGGGGAAAACAGACAAGTTATGTCGGGTCTGCACCGACTAAAACCCCACGGTCGCCGCCAACAGCGATAGCGAGGGGACACGGGATCTCCATACGGAACGCAACCGCAGCCCCTCCTCGCTTTGCTACACGACTAGCCCAACTCCTTACAAATTCGCGCGAATTTTCGCTACCTTTATGGTCCATCTCAAGGCTGCGTTAATAGTGTTCAGGGTCCCCACCCTATACACCTGCAACCCGTAACCCATTTTAGTTTGCAACCACAATGACGATTGTTCAGCACCTAGTCAAGGTCGTTCATGTCGAGGTTCTGGAGCCTCGCCGCACAATGCCTCCTAGTGCTGATTCCTGATTAACTTCGTTTATTACTCATTTTTCTCAAACAAACAGTAGGGTAATGTTTTAAGGTTTAATATGTGAGGCCATTAATTTAACCGGATCGAccgattttaaaaagtaaagttgAGATTTGATACGTATTCTCTAGACTCTAGACAGTCATGTCAAAGATAAAGCCCGCGATCGCAATGTGTCACAGAAAGAAGAATCATGTTTTTTAGAGCTTTTAgacttcatttaattttaatttaataaattatttatttataattcagttttttttcaatctggATCACCTacgaattcaaaatttaatatatggcCCTCTGCAAAATTGAGTTTGACACCCAATTTTATACCAAATAAACCAGACTGACTAAACCGACAAAGGTCTAGagcagtgattctcaaccttttttttgttgcggcacatatttaacgatttcaaaatttggcggcacacaaaagtgccgcggcacagtggttgagaatcactggtCTAGAGTCTAGACTCTCATCGGGATAGAGTCAGTCTGGTTTATTGAGTATAAAATTAACCATTCCATGTAATATTACTACTTATGACATTTGGTAACACCCCACATTTCGTATTCAGTAAAACCATTTGGTCTACAGAATGACCGAAGAAAAAAATGCGtttggttttaatatttttcattgacgtctttgtaaaataatttcgtaaaaCGAATCTTGATTTCAGGTACAACAACACAAAATGAGGAGATTTTCCGTTATCCAGAAACTGGGCCATTGTTTTATCGCAAAACGACTCCGTATCAATGCACAATATGCGACGCCTACGACTGCCTTAAGATGGACGACGCGAAATGCGAATACTACAGGGCGATCAACAGAATGCTGCAAGTTGAGTGTCAAGATAAAGTGATCACCAATCCCGCGATAAAAGCTGAAGTAGACGAGTTGCTTTTCGATTTAACTATAAAAGGTTTGTTGAAATATTGCCGTGACTAATGCTCAATCACCACATCAACCTTCTTCAAATAGATGTCCACGGCTGAATACACTCCTTTCCTAAAATTAGACACAAAGGTCTATTCAATATTCTCAACCTTCAGGGAACAGCTACGATCAAATCTTCAATCATAATTCATTCATGTCCAATGTACCTTACGTATATCATATTTTCTACGTTGGActgaatttgtaaaaaaaaaaatgaaaaagaaatatttacgtTAGCTTTCTCAGTTCtcattcttttaatttacttttcacTAAACAAATATCGTATAATAGAATATGTcgtattacaatttatatgtaatttacaCACAACTTTATTCAGTGGCCAAGCCGCAGcataacatttaattgtttcttcAAACAATGGAATATTTCACGAATAAGTAAACTCAGATTGGTACTCAGAATTacgtaattatttcaaatagatTATTAGGATTTAGCtcctaataaataatgttatcagAAAGATATAAATTACACAGAGGTTAACAATAACTCGAGCGGTGAAATACCAAGACCACAGAGCACACATGCGTGAAATGGAA
This genomic interval carries:
- the LOC106716420 gene encoding uncharacterized protein LOC106716420, with protein sequence MLLLLLILHNVIAHDFQTDATYSVNITEKCPDDRYYYEEDLSSNEVDSGVCRLCFCKNNTAVCWLRPKYQCHTKISRRMNKRFVDFCCLVFIIDSYCFMNSDICELVYYAGRNRRSPDANFGVKYAVKNFFSKKTSHSCKPLGTTLSDDCPPDDWCLGCTVCDCERSGLWNCHILSFCSDRKLKKHYQNNNKTIKRTPVEIHSNLDNQNKINTTKMHKLARKMDVNHNNVKSWRQEFSTTYQYPFSPKHDDNVVIFQKDLVERKSKDIQGVRIKKIINENNINARYSHKVVQRAMAAVHKIINKTERNFTNSTKHKVIHKRSMPQHDIKNNYQHQTTYVSPHMYKKSSPKRFRKKLSLNKITKEELRKKRIRRNITNQGNFTSTTVKTDYNNTLKSPQDKVPNEKPITLNEYEYYKYNIVTEGKYDLVNNDGVKIKHLSYNYTYGNKTIQLLKKTSQNLTGTNLCTSSNELNLSIWHDVKDKKQKFKTINITDIKYLTTSENVNNTLDYNQINLQRDKNKISFDDFGLGKEKVTKESSETEDLTLINNMLNSKGILQHVFKKRPRNVSKNRNIGSNFDFIGNLRSLFDKLKLFDKNNLVESFCVKNVTCRIYPRDEIKLQIKINELNGEMYKVMETIKIIKKLLQQMINNKIEAVDLNFKPNVSSNCIKNGTQNKMERQLQLYYIKDSIKTFIKSIGKFSYILQDIIYILTDKKNMTNNKQRLPQRPLRCTKANEVGKSNSKTAIAEQRFKKIKKVLVNYNVLQNTFIKKVYDMLTKLESNLTHTEKKTKVKKPERFDDSDFTASLAIDTFTKNIINNLRKLKNLAKKLSSATTNRRKRSAVGDNDAIEYLLTIMEYLLKQNYPLDAAPVNDGIDLLIDAIKHAPDIKPIKKKVLDISTTRSYPWRTEKATAETFSYVDNIYGLDSLDKEINDTSGSDYNQVTFSKTTDDGNDKIEDFQKILQASKKISNSFRLSNFNNILKNAKLKSMSTTSAPIVTTTPMIQYDFLKDNIAESDTDTSVKIEPGIPNYDRNDIDSFKSFNNENKPDIEEVSPNLIKLNEDSDVDIQVTLPTRTKATVRTTRKFHHMVRDKFDNPKIVAYVGKPTKTSKIGWVDYDLGDDGSKKTERKIFTKSTERSTASGAASKNRALSTADKNDVSAISKEIMAEEKRKQFYKLMPNSEVRKFTSHNMLDDLAIKSELDSDSKDTEGEDTYVNDVFPSYLT